In Mycolicibacter virginiensis, the DNA window ACACGGTATTCACCCTCCGCTCGATTGTCCGAGTTGTTCTCGGACGGGCAGCCGCTGTCAGCAGCCCCCTGGGTCCGTTCGGGAATCGGGTCCCATCCGCCTTGATGCCACGGCCCGCACTTAGCTAGCCGTACGGCTGCCAGCCAGCTGCCCCGAATCAACCCGTATTCCGTCAATGCGTCAACCGCGTACTGGCTGCAGGTCGGCATGAAGCGACAGCTGGGCA includes these proteins:
- the yidD gene encoding membrane protein insertion efficiency factor YidD, with the translated sequence MHAVAAVPVRGLIFVIELYRHLISPLRLPSCRFMPTCSQYAVDALTEYGLIRGSWLAAVRLAKCGPWHQGGWDPIPERTQGAADSGCPSENNSDNRAEGEYRVL